GTTATCCTCAAGCTGATCTAATATATCTTGTGTATTATTTGTAGAttagttagaattattttatcttgttatcTTGTACTAGAATTTAGGAGTTTATCTAGTAgctaaagtttaggagataagTTTGTATCAAACTAGGAGTCTTGTATATTTAATCCTAGCTACTAATGGAGAAGAGTGCGATAGTTTTCATTATTCTATCGGATTTCTTCATTAATTTATGTATCTGTTCTTTGTATGGctctttttgtcataaatcctGAATTGTAAATGTGACAATTGGTGTGAATGTGATTACACTTGAGTGGTTATTAAACCACATGCGAAATCAGTGTTATAGTGGATGTGCTTTCGATGATAATCTTGCTTGTTCCACTAGGGTGCATTCTGAGTGTATTACTTTGCATTGATTTCAGGTTTCACGTTTACCGAAGTCAATTCTGTTCGAGCTGGTGCAAGCAAAGTTGTATGTTGCCACTTCTCATCAGATGGTAAACTCCTTGCAAGTGGTGGCCACGATAAAAAGGTGTGCTCAAGAGGATAATAAGGATTTAGgaattgttgaaaaataaacGCACCAAGCATTTGTCCCACTATTTGGTTAGGAATTGTTGAAAgacaacaaaaatttgaaagctACAAAAATGAACTGCAGGGAGACTCGAAGCTCCTTTGTATAGATTTATTAATCTGGGATGCATAATGTGTTCTCTTTCAACTTTATGGATTTTGTTGCAGGCTGTATTGTGGTATACAGATACTTTAAAGCCAAAAAGTACACTTGAAGAACATTCTGCATTAGTTACTGATGTCCGTTTCAGTCCAAGCATGCAATGTCTTGCAACATCTTCTTTTGACAAAACTGTCAGGGTCTGGGATGCTGACAATGTTAGTAAGCCCATACTTGGTTCATCATGCTCCTGTTTTTTGTCcgttgatttaaattttattcaccACTATTGTTGCTTTCTTGTGACATAAGATGTTTTGCTTCTGAATATTATTGGAAAATCTTCAATATTTTGGGATTCTAAAATATACTGTCTTTGATTGAAAAAACAAGGCCATTTTCTGGTTTTCACAGTTTGGCAGTATATTGGAAGGATACTTAGGTTACCTCCATTTCATGAtcggaaaaagaataaattttgaatGGAACATGAGGAATATAGACATTGCATAACAAATCCACACTGCAAATATTGGATTGATTAGCTTTTCTTTGAGAGAAAAGGTTGGGGGTTGAGGGGGAGTTGTATTATTTAGTTTCTCAACACATGACCTCACATGCTGATGGCCTCTACTTCATAAGTAGGTCAAATGCACTCAAGTATTGAATTATTACTTTATTAGGTACATGGAGAATTTTGAACTTGTAGCTtttcaacaaaacaaaaaataaataaaggaagaaagatgaaagcaggaagaaaagaaagacagAGAGAAGAACAATGCCTATGGATTAGTAAGAGAAGAAAAGATAGCTCAATTGCGTCAGCTCTATCTATATTTATAAGGCACAAAGTGCAAAATATCCTGattataaaataacatataacaGTTTGCTTTGATACATAAATTGTGCAATAGGGGATGAGAATATTAGTTACAAAGTTTGTCTTTGTCTGTGGGCATTTCTATCTCCTTCTTTGGTGTGATGGTCCTGCCTCATGCAGCATCTGTTTAACTTGATTTGACTTCAACTGCAGCCTGGCTATTCACTTCGTACTTTTACTGGACATTCTGCTCCTGTCATGTCTCTAGACTTCCATCCAAATAAGGATGACCTTATCTGTTCTTGTGATGGAGATGGCCAGATAAGATACTGGAGCATTAACAATGGTAATTGTGCAGGAGTTTTTAAGGTAGATCCTAATGAACTACTTCCCTTGATTATATAATTGTGGATCCATTTTTTCAtagttatttatttgattatttttctttcccttccCAGCTAAGTTGGATTTAGGGCTTGGTGCACTGTTGTTTTCCTTCCTTTCTCCaactagtgggattaagacttggTGTGTTATTTTCCTTCCCTGCTGGGAGGCTGTTCTCATCATTTTTCCCCTATGTTTTGATTAGGGTGGCACAGCCCAGGTGAGATTTCAGCCCCGTTTGGGAAGATATCTTGCTGCAGCCGCTGAGAATGTTGTGTCCATACTTGATGTGGAGACACAAGCTTGTCGGCATTCATTACAGGTTAGTTTATTTCAGACTATAGCCCTATTGCTTAGGCAGTAGTGGCATTTGCTTGAATAAGCTGTAGTTGTGCACTTGTACCCACTTTGGGCGTCAAAGCTTCTCTGGCAACAGTGGTTCTATTCTTGTCCATAAATAATGCCATAATATAAGTTTTGACTTCTATGAGAAGAAGTAATTGCAGTCGAAAGTCATTACTATCGAatgccagaaaaaaaaaaaaaaaagcagaaaAATTGGTGCTTGATTTATGTAAGTTTCAACCTGTTTTACtgaattgaaatttctttttatagcAAGGACAAGTCTGAATGCTTGCCCACTGAAGGCTATTGAGTTTGATGCATGAGGAATCTATTACACTTGGACATCATTGTTCATTGACAAATTATGCACAGCAAGCATGCATTCTTAGCTAAATTGAAACCATACTTGATTGTGTCTTCAAACTTGACGTGTAATTACTAGTCTTGCTTGATGTTTCATGTTGTTAATGCTTAGGATATGCTTTCATGATATCATACTGTTGCTGgtcaaaattattattgttggtTCTTAGTAAGTTGACTCAAAATGTTTTCCGTAGGATAAATTGGTCAACTTGTGTTTTTCTTGAATTACTCCGGTCTCTACAAGGTAAACATATTTTTATGGAGATTTATTGCACAAGAGTGTTTGTGTAGCTGGTTTTCATCGAACAATTTTGGCctataaaacaaaacaattataattaattagttctgAGCAAATCCTGAGTTATGTTGGTGTCCTCAGGTTTTGGAAACCGGACTATGTTTGAAGGTGTATGTTCTGTATGTGCTTGTGAACTACATGTATAAAAGGATGCACCCCTAGTACCAATTACTGCCTCCATTgcttttatttggattgaaattAATGCACGTACAGTTCTCGGGGGTATATCAAATTTGTAAGTTCTTTTGTAATAGGGATGACATGAGAATGGAATCAAAAGCTATTTCTTTTTTGATATATGTTGGAAAACTTTTTTCTGTAGTAAGTTATTACTGGACAGAGTTGGTCATTGTCGAAGGAGATGATCCTGTGAGAATGGAAACAGTGTGGTTGCAGGTGCTGTAACGTGAagttagagtgtgtttgattgcacacgtttaccataaaaaatgtataattattacatatattttctatggaagcaatcaaacactcttaacttttttatggaaaatatatgtatggtacaagcatttaaagcttctttccatggaattcattttccaagagagtggggtgatttttgttttctaagcaatcattacctagaattaaattgtagataatgcaatcaaacacacttttaaTGTGCCATGGGAGAATGTGGTGTGAGGGCATGGCCAAGCAAAGAAGGGAGCAATGGCCTCTAAATTAAGCAGTTATTTGCATCCAGATGGAGGCGTTATATGCTGTTTTCGCATAGAGATCAAATACATACTGATATTTCAATATTGGTTCAATCACCTGAAGGAAATTGCTTGTAACATGAAACACTTTGAATTGAGGTGCAGAAGAGAGATGCAAGGAAGCCAACAAAAAAGATTAGATAGGACAATGGGCAGAAATTATGGGTGTCACTCTGTTTGGATGGATTACTGTAATTTGCATCCTCATTTAGGTTAGAgctccaatatatagatgataGCAATTAATTGCTCCTACAACATGGTCTCTGTCAGGGACAAGGATAAACCCAACCTGGATGAGTCGTGACCATCCACGGATATGGTTTATCCCCTAGAACCGTTCCTAATAGGATTGAATAAAGAGCTTCTTGTTTTAACTGAAGTTGACCTCCTGGCACCGAATTTACTCTGTAGTGACCAGAAGAATAGTTCCTACCACCCTGGCAAAAAGGATAATGAGAAATAGAAGAGGAAAAAGGGTTATGATTGCAAAAGGAAAGCTGATTCCTATAGCTTTTGAGAGGTTAGATAGTGTCATGTGTGAATACCTTCTGGATTCTttaggttttctttttcttggattGGAAGCAAAATGTCTCATGCGACTTTGGAAGCTTCTCTACGTCCTTTAAAAGTATGAAATTCAAGCAAACCAAAGTTGGATGATCTGGTTACTTGAACTATGATATTGTGAACTTAAGCAACTCACAACCTGCACACTTAACCAGTGgcatttctttcttatttttctttaaatcaaaaaaataaaaatccgtCCTAACCTGGACTTTGAAGCATGATCACACAAACCAAGCTGttgttttttaatttgtgaAGTTACTATTTATGCTACGGTGTAGTATGTAACTATTTATGCCTTCATTATGAGTTGTTTCTGATATTGTTATCTCTTTTTTATAACAGTCGTACTTGTAGcaagccttttcttttttcactttttaaatGCTTTACGTCTTCTTGCACTATCCTCCCTTCCTGTGGTTGATATTACTGCTTGGTCTGGGATCCGTTCTTGTAGGGGCACACAAAACCTATTCATTCTTTTTGCTGGGATCCTTCTGGGGAATTTCTGGCCTCTGCCAGTGAGGACTCTATTAGAGTTTGGACACTCGGAAGTGGGAGAGAAGGGGAATGTGTTCATGAGTTTTGTAATGGCAACAAATTCCATTCCTGTGTCTTCCATCCCACATATTCTTCACTGCTGGTCATTGGCTGTTACCAGGTATGTCTTGTATGTATTCTTGTACGTCTGTGTTATGGTTTTGATACTTCTAATCTATTACTTAGTTGGAATTGCAACTGTTCGTAATATCAAAAAACATCAGTATTGTGTTCATTTGTAAGGTTGGTTAATTAATCAGTGGTACAATGATACTGGATCCTACATGAATTAAACACCACCTAAATCCAAGTTGCCCCACACAAACCAGATGGTCACTTCGGAATTCGTTAACTAATCATGCGAGCAATTCACCTTGAAAGAAAGGTAGATCAAGGTAGCTCATGAGTGAAGAATTGCTTTTTCACATGAATGGGGCTCACGAGTTGGGCAACTTATGCCGTCCACCATGAACGGGTGACTAGAAATTAGGTCTTTCTAATGTTTCCTTGTGAAAGCTCATAAACTTCTTTGCCAAGTCAGTTTAagattcctatatatatatgtgtgtgtgtgtgtgtgtgtaggctTCAACATGATCAGCGTCTACTTCATGTATTGTCTTCTATCTCGGTGCCTAAGCTTCTGTAATCACTAGCGGGCACTGATTTCTGTTTCTGATGACTCAACACCGCTGCCATTTTGCTAGAACCTCGAGCTTTGGAACATGACGGAGAACAAGACGATGACTCTCTCGGCGCATGAAGGACTGATTGCCGGCTTGGCTGTATCAACCGTGACCGGTTTGGTTGCCTCGGCTAGCCATGACAAGATTGTTAGGCTTTGGAAGTGAAGTTACTTCCATTCTGAACTGCTGCAAAATCTGCTCCAGACTGCATTTTTGCCAGATTGTGTGCTGTAAGTTGTGCGTATTCTGAGGGCAGTTTACGATTTCTGTGTTTTTACAGTTTGTCTAACCCAAGAACTAAGAAACCAACCGTCTATTGCTGTTGAAGATGCCATTTTTCTCATCTGTTTATGTGAAATATCCAATCTTTGTTGAGCTCTGTTTTTGGTTTTGAGCATGATGAGGTCTAAGTTCGAAGTTCTAATCAACCCGACTCACTCACCAACATAATAACATcctaataaaacaaaattccaTGTAAATTTGGATTGCTTCCGTCCAAATGCAAAGGGAGTAGTATTATGTGGTGCGcaaaaaattcttcttttccaaataaaataaatgaaaccaCTGGTAATTGGAGTGACGTGTCGCTCtaaaaagttaatttaatttttgttagattaatttttgtcactaaCTATTATTCAGTTTCAACAATGGATTGATTTGTCTTTTTATCTTTgtaaacatttttctttaaatgaTAATGTgacaaatttaaatgaaatatttaagTAATGAGGCAACAAATTTACTGACCGCCTTATTCGATGTTCCACCTCAAGCGTGCAGCTTCGTGTGATTACTTATTTAGAACAACACAATTAAGGGAACCTCAACAATTTAAGAGTACTTATTTAGAGCCACCTTGTAGAGTTTGCCCCATTCGTACCTAAttatacaacaatatatatatatatcaggtcTTTAAAATCCCACAATGGGGttgactaaattaattttacaatttaatatggAATTTTATCTGTAGTTTCATGAAATATCTTTATAATTcatatttactatttttataataatttttattttatatcactaagttattttaatcataaattgtATAAGAATTATTTCTAATCTAACAAATTGTTTTAGAAGAGCATACATAAGgtattttttaagttaaaggTTATGTCAGTACTACAActagtaaaaatattaataaattataaaattgactaataatgaattgaattgaattatattatattataatataaaacaatatatgtatctaaaatgtatacatattttatcGTTTGCACCGAGTATAACGTTTAACTTTCAACCGCGGGaggtaaattttgtaatttattaattcatcAAGGGCATTCAATGCAATTTTCCAAAGTTACTAGCGTCGTTGTAAAAAATCAGTTTACTGTACCACACGATCGTAGCATCAGAAAATCGGGCTTCGTCGATCTCTTCCCCCCGGCATAGTTCTCGTTTTGTTCATCTGCGAATCCTCCTTTCTCACAACAGCGACATTGGAGATGGTTAGTTTCTCTCGCTCCGTCGATTCATATTCGTATGTACGTATTAATCGGGTCCACGTCCAACAGATCCTAAAGACCTGTATCTATGCATGCCTGCATGAGATGGGCTATATCATTCCAACCCCCTTAAAGTGTGTCCTTGTCCTCAAGGACAAATGATAGGTATGAACCCGCAAAACTCTTAGCTGTTTTCCCATGTTGCATCCTCTGCTGGAGCACCATACCATTTTACTAGAATTTCCTTGAGAGGCCGATACTTCTTTTTTTGAATTGTACAGCTAGCGAGAATAGTTTCAGGTTGGGGAAGAGAGGAAGCAGAGTTGTTATCGGCTTCAGGTAGCAGATGAGGACTAGCTGGTAATGAGGAACTATGGAACTTTTTTAAGAAACTgacatggaacacattatgaactTGGGACCTGGAGGCAGTTGCAAACGATAGCCAACTAGACCAACTCGAGCCAAAATTTTGAATGGACAATAAAAACGTGGAGTTAACTTAGGTGAATTGTGTAATATCTCACTTTCTTGAGCGTGCTATGACATGGGACAATTTTgcgataataaatttttttcctttcaaactaataCTAAATTACATCATTTCTCACATCcgtcccaaaattttcatacatttatctcaaaagagaattatcataaacattaaatacaGAAGCTAAAATTGAAactgacatcttaacattaatcataaatcagttcttacattctcattaaccataataAGGTTAtgcatcatcattaactataaggttatacattatcattcctcaaacgtcaatcataaatcatatcatacatcatggactttcaaaacgttcagatttcaaagtagtagaacttaaatacatggactacatatcatacattcaactcatcattcattcatcatacactttgttaagtgtcatttcatgcctcattcatcctcgttccTGCTACAATTTTCATTTGgaacttttgaatattccagggacaaagcccaagttagatgataaatcatctaaataaaggtacaaaatcatttttgtgcatgtatgcaaaatgcaaaatgtccttatTCGTTTTCGATTTGAGTCGATCGCACCCAACTGCTACTCCTCATTTTTACAACCTCATtcccagaccgaggtgtataggtgcacccttgataaagCAACGGCGCTAGTCCATTATCCCAAACTCTTATGCGATGtatgattaataatatcatcatgaatgtatgcacatttcattatcaatacatgtaaatgcaatgtacatgacatattcacatcaagacataaCAAGATGATAAAATCGTGCACATAAAATCGAGTTTTCGGGTTAAACCActttcaaaccaaacattttcataaaattaaatttagttggGAAATACCACTTACCTCGTGCGTATCTCATAACATTTTAATTCTCGTGTCAGGCTTCTAACGTACTCAAATCAGATCCTCAGcataccctggccatcatattcattcaaggatatcaatatcctattttttcctaatttcctcgtaatttttcttgatttcttcctatttttccttaataaaaccaaactaaatattcctctattattttttaaatatttccctataacaattcataaaataaattttctaatttactaGAATTTCTAGGAAAgttttttacttaccttaacttagcctctcaggctacCTTGGTATGCGCGACAtgcctcaattttcgtgcacaACCTTGATTCTCGAGCCTTGCCTCGATTCTCACATACCACCTCTGTTTTTTAGCACTACCTCGATTTTTTGCACCCCACATACATTttcgtgcatcacctcgattttcATGCATCATCTCAATTTTCATACACCTCCTCGAAACGCGTGACCGAACAATTTTTGTTGCCATAATCTTCGGAATAATcataaatctccattttctattttttagaatttttctccatctttttcctatttttttcctttttcttccattttcatttttctttttttttttttctttttttcttttttccatcttcttccGCTCTTTTTTCATTACGCAAACTAGCACTTGCCACTTGCAACGCATGACTGCCGCCGCTGCTGCTCGCCATCGGCCGCCCCGCAACTGCCACGAGACACCATCACAACAGCCTTCAATTGGCCTCCCGTGCGCAGCCACCCAGCTCTGCTTCGCGTCAGCCATGGCTAACCGGTGTTGCTGCTCGCCTCAGCCATCGTCGTCTACCTTCGACGCCACTGACCACCTCCCGAACCTCCACCAATCGCCACCGTAACTTGCTGCCATCACCGCTGCTTCGTGTCGGCTTGCTGGTTGTTGCCATCGTCTAGTCGCGCTGCCATGGCTGACTTCAGCTCAAGCTCTCACGAGCTCTATCTTTTTCTCTTATTCGATCTCTCTCAATCCCTCGGCTACTCTCTGCATTTGCTCTCTTCTCCCACTCTCTGTTTTCGGCCACTACAACAGCAGCGTGAAGTCGCTATAGCCATGGCCAAATTCGGCCATCTCCTTCTCCCTCACTTCACTTATTTCCTCCGCCCAAAGCCTTCAAGTGGAAAACATACTTTAGAGTGCCTCCCACGCCTGCGCGCGCAtgcctctctctatatattatatgtataatttacACATTACTCCACTTCTATTCATAAATTCAACttagaaattttaataattCCACTTAGGCCCTCCAAGGCTTTCATTTAATACCATCAAGTCACCCcaaactccaaaattaataatcgataATTACTCGATAAAATCGATTCCGCCCCAGTGTCTTCACCGGACCCTTGTTTCATTCTGAAACCACCTTAGGGTTGATCGTTAAGAAAAATCGGAGTCTCctcaaggttccgttgacttcccagaaaCCCCCTacgataatttgatttttcagcctgaaacacagctgtattttagttgtacaaaaaatattctcaattctgatttcttttaattccataaatcctatctcagaacgctcatcgagatcatatcattttccatagacatttacactctgaagcattccctgcagttgattcggcgatttattttgttatccggccaatttttcgatattcaaACCTTGCTTAAActacgtggcaaccttacgaaaaaATAGAATCTTACAAATTTCAATTGGCCACTGTCACCTGATGATaaggctataaatagagatatACACAATCCCTTACTACGAACATC
The sequence above is a segment of the Diospyros lotus cultivar Yz01 chromosome 7, ASM1463336v1, whole genome shotgun sequence genome. Coding sequences within it:
- the LOC127805662 gene encoding transcriptional corepressor LEUNIG-like translates to MPSYIFHITGVTFITIASSPTNLFLPSSPKLCSTITAATAVAPPPYCRQRRCTPAKPPQAVSFQIRVVPSPILLPDLPQQAVFDFGSSKNLSPPSSLDLPFSPHSSPDLPLQDVGQSPHYRAIAASTSSRAVVSRPSLLSIPFSLLPLFASSPAISSFRSVPFIGISHSPILKGKPSKAHHWISSYSEHVLIFFFAGSGHGSCGRSRSRSRSCSTTVFPRCLRLFVETENVRWDSKDIVQADMDRFVEDGSLDDNVESFLSHDDTDPRDTIGQCINVSKGFTFTEVNSVRAGASKVVCCHFSSDGKLLASGGHDKKAVLWYTDTLKPKSTLEEHSALVTDVRFSPSMQCLATSSFDKTVRVWDADNPGYSLRTFTGHSAPVMSLDFHPNKDDLICSCDGDGQIRYWSINNGNCAGVFKGGTAQVRFQPRLGRYLAAAAENVVSILDVETQACRHSLQGHTKPIHSFCWDPSGEFLASASEDSIRVWTLGSGREGECVHEFCNGNKFHSCVFHPTYSSLLVIGCYQNLELWNMTENKTMTLSAHEGLIAGLAVSTVTGLVASASHDKIVRLWK